ATTCTAAtgctatatataatatttttgatttattccaCAATGCAGCAAGAAGCCTACATCGTAAATGCATATTTCTCTTTATTTGCCACAACCACAACACAAACAATTTAGACAAACTAACAGCAAGTCGAATccttgaaaaaaagatattttcaagGAGACAGTTTCACAGGACGTCAAACTTCACAATTGGCCAGGTTTGTAAAGCAAGGTCCGGTAACTGGACGACAGATCCACGGGGAACTTAAGAATTTCTCTGGGGTTTTGTAcacaaataataaattttttttacttCTTAGATTAGCCACGACATTATGctataattgattattatcatatatatttattatcacATTCAGCTCAAAATATCGCCCACAACGGCTGCATATGTGCCGCAATTGGAAAActgtattttttcttcgaGTTCCCAGTCTCCTAGTTCGACGATTCATCCTCCTAAGTGTGCCGGTGTGTCACCACGTTGTGGACCagtgaatatatttgaacctgaaataaaaacaacgcAAGTCTTTAATATTTCAACGAAGGATAAAGTCGAGTATAGATTCTAGCGGACCTTACTTTTTACTTCTGTCAATTGAAATTTGGCAATTTGAAAGGCTTTAGAATACATTGTTATATTCTGAGATGTATGCTTTAAttcgttttgtttttaagAAGATTTTGGCTGAAAAGGTTgtgaaattaatgtcataattTGCCACAGAGAGTCTTTAAGtcgaaatttttctttttttaatgtcAGATTTCTTGTGCAGAATGTGCATAAATGgttaaatttctatttcaaccAGACAACACCGAATCAATGAGTGCAATAATCTAGCGAATTGTACCTGCAATCTGTATTTCTAGACTGAGTGAATGTTGCTATTGTTCACAGACAAATCACAAGACAAGACAACTatatattcatgtaaattaaGTCATATGTTTTTGGTTTAGTTTTCGAgttttgaaatcaattgaatcaaatcaaattcatcaaaacagTTTTAAAACTTCGAACtagtttctaaaaaaaatccgCATAATTTTACATATCTTATTAGACGCCGATTATTCAAGATGATTTAAGAATTATTTAGAGTAGATTTGTCTCTAGCTGAATGATTCTCTTCGAAAAAAGGCCAAAAGACAATGAGATATAAAAGAAGCTGtttgaatgtatatatgtagAAGCTACTGACACAAATCACGGACACAATATCGAAATCCACTTTTTTGTGGATGAAGTTTACCGACGCTCCATCGCGTATCAATATGTATTACTCATAGAAAGAAGTTCTACACTAATTCATCATGATAATTATAGAAACACCTTAATTGATCGTAGTCGATCAATCTTAAGAacaacagatgaatttcttACTATACGCCCTCTGCAGTTCTTCCCAACATATTGTTAATGTAGTCTATTTATTCATCTGCTATTCTCAATCAGCCAATTCAGAAACATCTTCATACAATTACAATGAtcagacaattattttattcaaacacattTACCTCCtgcgaaaatgaaaaatagataatCCCCTCATACGACTGAGCACGGAAGTATATTACATCTTTTTTTCGTGCTCcgattaaaagaaaaatcaacCGAAATATTGAATAGTCGAAGTACGATTGGccaagatgaaaaaagaactcaGGCTATACCCTATTTTCTCTGGCTTGATGGATGACAagggatttaaaaaaatcaagtAAATGGTCAGCAAGTGAAAAGGGTTCATGCGTGGCTGCTCTACTTACTGTTTTGTGGATGTTTTATGTGATTTAGGTGTCGCTTGGGATGAAGTTGAAATTCTTCGGATTCGAGATCAAGAGATTCTTCGggggaaaatgaaataaaaaacaacatCAAAATTCGCACGAtaaacaaaattcaaaaaaaaatctaactgAAAACATCGATGGGCTGtaatagaaatatgaaaatgaattacgttttttatttcaaaagcGCCCTAGACATCGGGCATTCGTTTTGGAAACTAGAAAAATCAAGCAAATTGAAATGATCGTCTATCACCTAAGGGACGGATGGAGCGATAAGAAATTTACACGATTTCATGGTGGAAAACGGAGACAGTAAAGACAGACACAAGATTCCAAGGGAGCAACGATAGATACCATATCATCTTTAAAACTGAGGGAAAAGTGAAGTAATTTCAAACCCAATCCCAATTAACAGTTAGTtttcgaatatatatatatatataagtaaaGATGATTGCAAAAGGCATATCAATATCACGATCCCTTGgaaatagatattttattGAACTGCAAGGAAAACGGGGAAGCTGAAAGTTGAAATCTCCAGCAATATTAAAAGTTAAGATTGTCATATAGGTTCAATGTGCTATATTTAAAGTGCAGTAGAATGGTTAAGTGCGTATGATACTTGAAAGCATGCTTCATTTGTGCAAAGGACAATAAATCACGACGACAgagttttagaattaaaaaaaaacacattttctCCTTCATTCTTCACCGGTGGTTACCTCGTAGAGAGAAATAGTTATCCTGACCGCGTCCGTTTTCAGTTAGGCTTAGCAGAAGAGACAGATATCAGTAGATTTTTAAAGCGGACAGTCAACAAGTAACGGGTCTGCATTCACGCCATCGCATGCTAGGTTTGGGCGTTCCAATGTGTCTGAAGCATATTAGCCGGTTTACAAAATGCATTTTCGCTTCTCTCATACTGaagatcaaatatatttttgcttcCCTCATGTGCGTACTGTCAAATACTGTCAAAATCAGCTCCAAAATGTTTAGAGTTTTCACGCTATTGTACATACATACAGTATGAGAGACATTCGAAAAATTTGAAGGCCAGGTATTCTAAGTAACAAACTTTGATGGGATGAAGGTGTTTACGAAGCAATATTAAGATTCCTTGCAGTTTTGATATTCATAAACATAGACTAGGACGCTGACCTACTATACATACATTTACATATAAAAGACTTGCACTGATTCACATGCGAAAAGTATTCAGTTTAGAACTGAATTCAAACTTCATGAACCAGTACAAGTACGAGTAATCGATCAATGTAGCAAAGGAGGGGAGGGTTAACATTAATTGATATGACCTTTCGTTAGTAAATTGGCCAGAAAATGTTAGTTGCAAAAACTTGCATCATTCACACACGTCGgcgaaaatgttaaaaaagatatttgaaaacaaacagcTGAAAAGGAATTTTGTCATTCACATCTTTATGCGTGGTTCGAGCAATGGAATTTTGTATTACCTTCTTTGGTTTGGCATTGCGCGCCGATCCAGCCCTCTTTACACTTACAGGCGCCCGTAACGGAATCACAGCCAGAACTGTTCTCGCAGTCGCAAGTGAATGTACAATTAGGGCCGTACCTCGCTCTCGGGCAATCTACAGAATATACAACAAGTCTTCATTCATTATTACCTTCAAATCGGCGTGGACACTGGATCAAATATTGCACGAGATCACAGATACGAACCTTTGAGACATTTATTACCCATTTTACCAGACGGGCAATCGCAGTCACCTGTGATAGGATTGCAAACGGCCACATTTCCTTCACATTTACATTTCTTCTTGCATTTTGGACCCCATTTACCATCTTTGCAGACTATAAACGACACGGGAATAGTGAAACGAACGGTAATTTACGTATGAAGTCTACGTtgaaaaatactaaattataTTTCGATTGATAACACACTCtatccgtgttgtgacgataatgTAGAAAGAgtcccacaataataacgaaagAAGTTTACAATGTTTCCtggagctagtagtttattcaacgtttccactgtattctaatagtcatcttcaggaatactcaGTAATACAGGAATACAGtactcctgaagatgactattaggatatagtcgaaacgtcgaataaactacttgCTCCGGTAACATTTCTGTCtgtttttcgttattattgtgggattctctctacactAAATTCTactaatttttcaatattttactgACCTTTTTCACATCTATTCCCACGATATCCATCTTTGCATATGCATTGTCCAGTTTCCGAGTCGCATACCGCGCCGTTTACGCAATCACAGCGTTTGCTACAAGACTCTCCGTACAATCCAGGCGGACAACcttaaagtgtgattgaaaatGCTTGAATTTAACGATTAACTGAATTTCCATTGCACTGGACGTTTTGGGAAGTGTTTTCTTTTATAACTTACTGAATTCACACTGTTGCCCGTAAAATCCTGGTTTACAATTACAACAGCCAGAGAATCTACCGCAAGATGCGCCGTTCTGGCACTGGCAGTTCTGGGTGCAGTTGGGACCGAACAATCCATCTGGGCAGGGTTCTGTACACGCAGGACCCATCCAACCTATACCACAAGTGCACATGCCAGTCTCGGGATCGCAAAAACCGCTGTTCTTACATTGGCAAATACCGCTACAATCTGGTCCAAATGTGTTATCGGGGCaagctgaaaatatcaaaattgatatAGGGAACAATAGTAAGTAAAATCCATAGGTGAACAACCTAATTTACTTAGCAACTTAGCTTTACCTCGATCGCAATTCTTTCCATAGTATCCCGACTGGCAGCCACACTGTCCTGTTACATGGTCACACGTGGCATCGTTCTCACACTTGCATTTCTTAGAGCACAAATGGCCGTAACTACCTTTCGGGCACTTGTGCTTGCACGTCGGCCCGACGAAGCCCACTGGGCAGACGCACTGACCGGTGACAATATCACACGACGCTCCGTTTTGGCATTTGCATTTCGACAGACAATCCGGTCCGTACATATTCACTTTACAACCTGGAAGAAGTATTCGTATATAGATAACGAATTCGTGAATAGATAATGTGTGATACTTCGGGCAGATCTTCAGGAtccagggcccggttccacagttgtgagttagagttaactacGAGttaaaaaatcagttcattttcgatgttttaactctagagtcagatttaactcagaactgtggaactggatccagtttaacagtcgtgagttagagttaactcttgggttaaaaatcagttcatcttcaatgaactaactccgagtcaaatcttaactcacaactgtggaattgggtccaGTAATTTACCTCTGTTACAATGTTTGCCTCTATGACCAGATCTACAGATGCAGTCGCCACTGATCGGGTCGCACATGTAGTTACGCCCGCACTTGCACTCATTACGACAATTCGGACCCCATTTATCTTTAGAGCAACCTGCAATAAACGCACGCAATCAGTATCAATGTCTTCAGATCTTAAGATAAGAAGAAAATGTTCGCATCTTACGTCTATCGCACGCGAGGCCGGTGAAACCAGCTGGACAATCACACTCTCCGCTGATATGATCACACGGTTCGCCTTGCGGGCAGCGACATTTCTGTTTACAATTCAGACCATAATAACCCGGTAAACAAGCTGCAAATcgaaaataaacaacacatGATAGTCGTACGCAGGAACTAGAAAACAGCCATCCAACGATTTATACCTTTTTCGCAGAAGTGTCCTCTCCATCCAGCGCGGCAATGACAGTTACCAGTTTCAGAGTGACACTTCGCTTTATTCTGGCACATACATTTCTCCTGACAATCCTGACCATAGTAACCTTTCTTACATTCTACAATAACACGAATTAAAATGACTAACCTAACGCACGTGAACATGGGGTTTATGAAAGTTTACAAGTTTTTATGCAACATATCATAAGACAAGAGACAATTAGGACGTACTAGCATTGCATTTTTCTCCACCAAAGCCAGGGCGGCAGTGACACTGTCCAGTGAATCGATTGCAGGAGAGACCATTTACACATTCACATCGTTCAGTACAATTAGATCCATATCTCCCTTCACTGCAAGCTAGAATTTCGAAAATTTCGAAATCATTATGAGTCTTGTTTTCATTCGACGTACCAACCAAAAGGTCGTATAACTTACATAATTCACAAGCCATTCCTGTCCAACCGGCCGGGCAATTACACTCTCCTGATACAGGATGACAAACACCACTATTTACACAGATACAAGGTCTTGCGCAACCCTGTCCATGATAACCACTTGGGCAAGCTATGGAAATAAACCAGATTTAACTTTGGGTTCAAACCGTCAAATTTTAGAAGATGATTGCAGAGATCTAAGCTGCGCGCCTACCTTGTTCGCATTGTAATCCCCTCCAACCAGGTTTACATACGCACTGTCCTGTAATCGGGTCGCATGCCGCGCCGTTTTTGCACTTGCATTTATGTCTACAATCTCGACCCCATGTACTGGCCGGGCATCGTCGAAGacatcctgaaaatttaatcCTTCAACAGTAATTTGGATACGTTCATAGGAGCTTATATCGTCATCATGCGAGCGTTTGAATCTTCATCTTGTAATCGATGTTCGaattgatataatttataCCTGTTCCAATCCAACCTGCCGCACAACTACACTGTCCGTCAACCGGACTACATCGGGCCCCGTTCTCGCAATTACAAACGTCTTTGCAATCGATGCCGAAAAATCCATCGGGACAAGGCTTTTCACAGTGAGTATCTCGCCAGCCGGGTCCACATCGACAAGCCCCGCTGATGTGGTCGCAATGGGCCCCATTCGCGCATTTACAAATACGCTTACAACCGGGTCCATATGTGCCGTTGTCGCATTCTGGTCAAAGCATAACGAGActtattatgaaataatgaattcaaacatCTTAGGGATGCATCTGGATGAATTGGGTCCCAAACTTACTTTCGTTGCAGCCAAGTCCGTGCCAGCCAGGAGCGCATATGCAATCTCCAGTTTGCGGGTCGCATTCAGCGCTATTTGAACAGTTACATCGCTGTTTACAATTGCGTCCGAAAGTTCCAGCCGGACAAGCTAAAATTTTACAAAACTTGTTATAAAATCGCGATATATGAAAATCTCATAATATACTGTCTTCAATCAGCGCTTTCATTCTTATATATAGTTTTAGGCATAGGTTTTATTTAAGTTTTAAGTCTCCGtctaaattttttcaatttcaaaattagtttcaggaaaaattaaaatcttcggttaaaacactttatattcattcatatcattgttaaatgattggAATCATGATGTTTTTCGTTTTCGTTAAACCTCAAAAGAATTAGTCGATGAAAAGAGAtggaaattctaaaaaaagattATGCTAAAAGAAGTTTCTTTTGATTTGAGgtaaaatgatttcaattatTGGTTTAATCAACTTTTGCGACGATACAATCAAAAGATGAATCATTAAACGAAAGCCATGCAAAGTTTTGCCCAGTTAGGAAGagagtatgaaataagagAAAATAGTAAAGCTATTTCTAcgaagttttatctaaaagagACATTTACGTTTATAACAAATAATCGCATTTATCAAATCACAGTTACATTTAGCATTCACAAAAATACAAGAATCTGACGCCACAACTACGTAACATGAAGCGCAGGTTTTTCCTTTTAAAACTTATtgaatgtaaaaaaaatctttttaagatttcttttcaaatcttCAAACTTTATTCATACGAgatattttagataaagatTGAATTAAAACCGAGAAAAACCaagaaattaatgagataaattgaataaaattaaatcaaaaatatcgtTTTCTTAATCGATTTCACTGAGTTTGGTGAGATTCGTTAGCAAACTATCAGAATACGCAGTTTAAACACATTTTTAAacgattttagaaatataattcCTATCAGATATTGAGCATTTCCACAGTTTTTTCAAGCATGTATCTCAACATTATATACATGACGTGTATAATAGACGGACAGTATACATTGTAACAATATCAACTGCTCTGGTCTCTAACAGTTCCGTACCTCCCGGCCCTGGCCGTGCTTCATTACATGAAAATTTCAGAGAACATACAATGAAAAATCGTCTTACCATCACCTCGGACATATATACAGAGCTTAGATTCTTGTTTCCATGGAAATCATGATACCAAGAAACACAtgaatatacaattttcaaacgaaatagaatttgaaaagtATATTTAGCTACAAGGCGAAaatgtatatgatataaatatttttgaattaacTTGAGACATCACGACATCGAGATTTCGCCAAAAAGGAATCGTCCAAAGTGAGGGGTCCACCCACCAATATCATTGTCAGTTAGCGGTGCCGCGGTTAAACCTGGTGTTTGTTCAGATTGTTGATGCATACCCCTATCGCATAGCTGACCAGTCCAACCGTTCGTGCAATTACATTTCCCCGACACCGGGTCGCACGTTCCTCCATTCTCGCAAAGACACCTCAACAAACACTGTGATCCATAGCGTCCCGGTGGACAACCTGAATTTGACGGAAAGCGTTGTTTTCAACGTAAAACTATCCCATACATTTCGAGGAATTATGATGTGACGCTGATGGAATTTCGTTGTTCCGACTCACCTTCTGAACAATGTTGTCCAAACCATCCCGGTTTGCAGACACATTCTCCGGTCTCGGGATTACACGTGGCACCGTTTTCACAACTACATTCATTCGCGCAGTTGATTCCCCATTTACCGGCAGCGCATTCTGCAAAACAAACCTCAAATCTGAATAGGTAATAAATGACATTTGATATCATCGAAAACCTGAATTCATCGTCCACTGATAATCAGTGATAGAAAAGAAGCTCTTCGTTTCAACAGGAAAatgcaattttcaatttaagatTATCTAGATTTCATTGAtcgaaacaaattcaaaagataCAAGGAACAAGTAATTAGACTATCAAATACGGTTAAGTTAATTTTACAATTAGCAATACAGTATACATAATGCGTGTACAGAAATCGCGCGGAGTCCTGTATACGCAAGTTCATGAGGCTGCGTTCATGTGTAAAAGCAGAATTCGTAAGCAAACAGGGATCGATGAGAAAAAAGCAATCAAAATCTTCTAAAaatagatagagagatagagaaaAAATGGGATGGGTTGGGCACATTCAATGTGGATGGAATAAAGAACTATAGCGAAAATTACCTGCGCTTTCATCCGGGTCATCGACCGTCTGAAATGTACCTCTACACAACTACGTCATGAAATCGTCTACGATTTCACGCTAAACAATTATAAATCTGGTGGTAGTTTGTCACAGTTTGGTCAGTCACACGGTGACGGTAtaggtatataaatatatatagacatatatatatatatatatagatacgGTTAGTTTGGATGTTGTTTGATATAATATGCAGTAGGAGTGAAAACTCTACGACCTACAGCGTTATATATACAGAATCTGAGACCACATGAAATCGTTCGATTCTCATAATTTCGgcaatgaattttttcttCGGAAATGTCCGCAGCATATTTCATTCGCTATGCATATAGGTTTACATTCGTTCGTTCGAAGTGAAAATCAACGACAGTTCAAGATCCATCGGTAAAAACGTTTGTTGGCAATATGATTACGAACTATATAGTTCAGACGATTCTGTTTCGGTCTCATTCTACAGAAGTTTTCTCCTTTCGACGGAGCGCTTCCGTATAATATCTTATGAGAATGAAAGCAAATTCAGTGCGGTCTTATCTACATaccaatattcatataacgTTCCTCTTCTTATATTTTTGTgaaatcaatatatatatacagagagAAACTGAATTTAAATCTGATCTAATCATGTCAGATTACATCAGTATCAATTATCAAACCAATTTTGTTATGAATTGGtttattcatgtaaatagaatGCATTTCATTCCACAAGCAGATTTAggtatttttgtaaatttactTCTTGTCATGTACGTAGCATGTTAGTATTCTACAAAAAGCCATATAATGGAATATAGAATACGGAACGTGAATATAACGTCtagaaatgtttgttttttccaTTATAAGTCTTTATTGTTTTGAGGAGACCATGATTAGTACTGCATGAAGCATATTTTCTGATAGAGCATATCATAACATATTCGCGGCGCGCACCCATGTGGTTAAAATAACATACTTCGCTATGCGGCGGGCTGTGAGGTAAAAGATAGGTGGGAAGACCGGGCAATCAGATCAATATTCTGGGCCCGGAATCATCGAAATTTGATGAGATCATGCTTGGCAAATCAAAATTTAAGTCCCTATGCGAATGAACCAGTCACATTTCGGCAGAACTGGAAATTTTTGATGTAATTTGCCCAGAATTTGTCGAAGTAATCAAATCTTAAACATCGTTTGGCTTTGTGGACCAGATTAGATAAAATTTACCGGTCTATCCCAATTATCCTTACGTGATCTGTGATGTGCTTTATATTTATTCACGTTattctattgttttatttatttaccttGTTTGCAGTGCGGGCCCGTGTGTCCGGCCTCGCATATACATTCACCCGTTTCTGGGTCACAGCCGCTCCCCTCGCAACGACAATCCTGGAGACAGTTCAAGCCCCAGCGACCCTTGATACACGCTGGACCGAACGAAAAGAGATTCAGTACACAACAATCAACATGAAAATGGATGGCTGAGGAAAATGGGAAAGCGCTGATGATATTTGGGAATCCAGAAGCAACTGTCTTGTTTTTTTATGTCCTGTTTTTTTCGTGTttctttctgtttttttttctttttattcgtAGTATAACAAGTGCAATGTCTGTGAGATGGTCGAGGCAAGTTTTGTATTCTATTGCCGACTTGATATTGCTGTATATCGGAAGGTGGATTCAGGTCGCTACGAAAGCTCTAGACACAAGCATGCAGACGATAATACAACATGGAAAAATTGTACGGAAGACAAAACAAAGACAAAGACGAAATAGCCTGCTACATCTGCACTAATGCCGGGGTTAATCGAAATGAATAGAATTCTAGATTTGGCGAGGTGATTTATCATCTATTCTGAAagttatttcttcaaactagttatatatatttcgaattgaattcattcacCAGTTTTATACTGAATTTTATTTATAGGAAGGATGAAAAGTAATCGGATTTTGAATAGGGTAGACACACAATGGTGGTTTTAGATTACAAGCAGCAACAGTTGAAATACGGAGGAAAACAGTTAACTTATATTTCAAGCTTTTAAAGGTTGAGTTATATGAATTTCTTCTGTTTTATTCAAGGCTGTAAGACATTCGGCGAAAAGTCTTAGGGGTcgctttaaaaaaaaagaattcttaAGTTGCCAGCGTTGAATTTCGAtagaatcacaaaaacactaAAGGTTTTTATACATTCGGCGGCTAAAACCTACATTTTCTATAATGTGTTAAACAGACACTGCACTTATTTTTCTCTCgatattttcttattatttaTTCGCTTTTAGAGGACCTCGCATGCAGAAGGAAAACCATCATGCAGGTTTCATATCGCGGGAATTGGGTTCAGCGAAAAGTTTTAAACAAGACATTCTTTTTTGTTGGACCGTTTATGTCAGGAATTGGCAAAATGTTTATGGAAAGTGGCGAATATCACTGCTGGAATGAGGTTTTGATAGTTAGATCCGGATTAGGAGTCATCAGCAATGAATTCGTATTCATTGGACAATGCTACAATGAGCATTTTTAAAGTTTAATATTTATCTATTAATATGGAGCATTTTTGCATTGTCCAATGAACGTGAAATGATACATGAATCTGAAAACAAGAAATATATAGTTTATGAAATTTATAGAAATTTGATAACGCACCTTTAATCAATCAATAACTTTAATCATATATTTAGATGTTTTTAACTATGACATCGATGGCTTTTTGAGATAGATGCGCaattaagaaaatattaaGTCATGgccaaatttctttttatggATTTTTTGATAGCAAATGTTGGAAAATTGAAGAAAGAATGATTAACAGCTCTTCACAACGGGCAAAATCAAAACAGTCATGTTTTCGTATAGGATTCCAAGAATACAAAAAGGACGAAGCAAAATGACCACGCATTTTCGCTGAGACTTTGCTTGGATTTTACCCGTTCGGTGTTGAAATACTGTTACGAAGAGAAAAAGCCAGAACGAgcaaaaagatgaaaaaattgGTAAGTCATAGGTCCCCTAAAAGTACCATTAACCTACACATGATAGTCCAGGCATGCCTACATGGCAGGCAGATCTCTTTTCAGAATAAAACCATCACCTAATTGTTTTCTACACTATTCGGGAGGGGACGCATGTCAAATATCATCAGAGCCAACTACCAAATATGCCTGATAACGATGCCTATCGCCTGACGCTAAACAAAGCTCGTGAAGCGTGTCTGGTTTgtacaaatttgaaatcatctTTCGTAGTTGACTCTGGTATAAAAATCGGATGCTAAAAGATCTCTAGAATCGTGGGAGTGATCGAAATAAAGAATCGAAAGTTCGCGTAGTAAGATATCGTCGACTTACGCTGATCGCAACGATCGCCGACCCATCCTATCGGACAATCCTGCATACATTGTCCAGTCTCGTGATCGCAGACGGTTCGCGAGCTACACTGGCACAATTTCGAACATCCTAAACCGTAGTAGCCATTACGGCATTTGCTGTTGCATCGGGCGCCTTCGTAACCTTTCTTGCATTTACAATCACCGGTCTGcaattgataatttcaaacaatttcGATTACGGAACTGATACTTTCCTAAACCACCCGGGCAAAGTCGGTACCACGTAACGCCAGGTTTTTTGTATGTTATACCTCAGCATCACAGCCGGTAGACCTCTCCTGGTTACATTTACACTGCTTAACGCAATTCGGCCCGTAGGTGTTTTTCGGGCACGGCAGGTTGCACTGAGGTCCGAAGAGTCCCGGGGCGCACTCGCAGTAACCGTACTTGCGATTACAATGGCCGCTAGCGCACGTCTGCGGGCAAGTCTTGTCGCAACTCGCTCCGTACTTTCCAGGCGGG
This Tubulanus polymorphus chromosome 7, tnTubPoly1.2, whole genome shotgun sequence DNA region includes the following protein-coding sequences:
- the LOC141909356 gene encoding uncharacterized protein LOC141909356 isoform X1, which translates into the protein MTSITHWINRILQNFLLIYLLKLKWNSAVELKAGMPNVCPYQEVEMLGVRRPCVRAFTQLVKVWKPNCGYMRNWCVGYERRTRYYTTYRQTFHRTYVTKYKCCETWKQRDGDSGCFQRTTETSPKNPPKNKEICDSSRCFNGGTCTADQNNPCQCAPGFKGPRCQYDKNECAENNGGCEVNCCNTIGSFYCKCPAGLVLAYDGIHCKDVDECAKANGGCQGRCVNTHGGYRCECPAGQRLGPDRRSCVPDGGCHVDNGGCKQLCMPGFNGHFQCGCNQGYQLAADAKSCEEVNPCKVNNAGCEQKCVNYAGKARCQCYKGYRLRQDKKTCEDIDECAAANGGCSQACANTQGSFACTCLPGFSPGMDGKCYRIEVEVVDDCKTDNGDCDHVCKHGAGGPICSCYKGYMLQADGKTCKDIDECNKGTDCCSQLCHNSVGRYSCSCKPGFRLASDGCGCEDINECEDNRAGCEQKCVNSEGSYQCICSAGYIIAEDGKRCIAAPSLKGNENEPVRGDLLPGTIRYQTTPPAIIPMTENLDLHEELMQPATQVVCVPGTFGVDCTYSCSDCANGGMCNAALDGCECKPGWMGELCNNTCPTGMYGEGCNQICSCQNGGRCDPATGACRCPPGVKGSSCEDGCPPGKYGASCDKTCPQTCASGHCNRKYGYCECAPGLFGPQCNLPCPKNTYGPNCVKQCKCNQERSTGCDAETGDCKCKKGYEGARCNSKCRNGYYGLGCSKLCQCSSRTVCDHETGQCMQDCPIGWVGDRCDQPCIKGRWGLNCLQDCRCEGSGCDPETGECICEAGHTGPHCKQEEERYMNIECAAGKWGINCANECSCENGATCNPETGECVCKPGWFGQHCSEGCPPGRYGSQCLLRCLCENGGTCDPVSGKCNCTNGWTGQLCDRACPAGTFGRNCKQRCNCSNSAECDPQTGDCICAPGWHGLGCNEKCDNGTYGPGCKRICKCANGAHCDHISGACRCGPGWRDTHCEKPCPDGFFGIDCKDVCNCENGARCSPVDGQCSCAAGWIGTGCLRRCPASTWGRDCRHKCKCKNGAACDPITGQCVCKPGWRGLQCEQACPSGYHGQGCARPCICVNSGVCHPVSGECNCPAGWTGMACELSCSEGRYGSNCTERCECVNGLSCNRFTGQCHCRPGFGGEKCNAKCKKGYYGQDCQEKCMCQNKAKCHSETGNCHCRAGWRGHFCEKACLPGYYGLNCKQKCRCPQGEPCDHISGECDCPAGFTGLACDRRCSKDKWGPNCRNECKCGRNYMCDPISGDCICRSGHRGKHCNRGCKVNMYGPDCLSKCKCQNGASCDIVTGQCVCPVGFVGPTCKHKCPKGSYGHLCSKKCKCENDATCDHVTGQCGCQSGYYGKNCDRACPDNTFGPDCSGICQCKNSGFCDPETGMCTCGIGWMGPACTEPCPDGLFGPNCTQNCQCQNGASCGRFSGCCNCKPGFYGQQCEFSCPPGLYGESCSKRCDCVNGAVCDSETGQCICKDGYRGNRCEKVCKDGKWGPKCKKKCKCEGNVAVCNPITGDCDCPSGKMGNKCLKDCPRARYGPNCTFTCDCENSSGCDSVTGACKCKEGWIGAQCQTKEESLDLESEEFQLHPKRHLNHIKHPQNSSNIFTGPQRGDTPAHLGG